From Theileria annulata chromosome 1, complete sequence, *** SEQUENCING IN PROGRESS ***, one genomic window encodes:
- a CDS encoding zinc-finger protein zpr1, putative, translating into MENESRIELENPGDYVNDDEAVVESVCMSCGENGTTRILARKIPHFNDILVMSFECSFCDNKNNEILNISKLQNLGVSYNIHVNNPEGLNNQIVITNTSAVKLIDLEFEIPKLDRKGIVTTIEGLLTNIINNLTDHISSFESLGVDNAETDAILNKELTNSTNDVSIKVDENVYKLAEYLQKLDKIKNRLVSYSTGLESFTLFIDDPSGNSYVENDNNKLELTVNKYERTNEHLEKMGYACQPEDEGSPDDDNESNGPHQSDHEDGLNDFFFVNCTNCGFKGKNQICEIAIPGFDKCIIMSFVCDNCNYRTNELKPGGGIKEYGKVWHLKINSVDDIKRDIILSNTCEISINELELTISPGSLSSLFTTIEGLINKIIENLHSTFPFLIGDSSLNSDEMSHNNGDSTPLVNGMYINKSKIKSLINKLKEVIDCRNGSKEGINIAFNDPLDNTFIFTYTNSNAQITSEGIKNNIDSIISKYNVVNEETKGSVEDCPDFDNLNIGKSALLDEKIVVDENLYYINYNRTDEQNEEFGLI; encoded by the exons ATGGAGAATGAATCTAGAATTGAACTAGAAAATCCAGGAGATTACGTAAATGATGATGAAGCTGTAGTAGAATCAGTATGTATGAGCTGCGGCGAGAACGGAACTACGAGAATTTTGGCCAGAAAAATACCTCATTTCAATG aTATACTTGTGATGTCATTTGAGTGCAGTTTCtgtgataataaaaacaatgAAATTCTAAACATATCAAAATTACAAAACCTCGGAGTCTCTTACAACATTCATGTTAATAATCCAGAA GGTTTAAATAACCAAATTGTTATCACCAACACATCAGCCGTTAAATTAA TTGATTTGGAATTTGAAATACCCAAATTGGATAGAAAGGGTATAGTTACCACAATTGAAGGCCTGCTGACTAACATTATCAACAATTTGACTGATCATATTAGTTCTTTTGAAAGTCTTGGTGTAGATAATGCGGAAACTGACGCTATCCTGAATAAAGAACTCACAAATTCTACTAACGATGTGAGTATAAAAGTGGATGAGaatgtttataaattggctgaatatttacaaaaactcgataaaataaagaataGACTGGTTTCATATTCCACAGGATTGGAA TCTTTTACACTGTTTATTGATGACCCAAGTGGTAACAGTTATgttgaaaatgataataacaAGTTGGAACTAAcagttaataaatatgaaagaACCAATGAGCATTTAGAG AAAATGGGCTATGCATGCCAACCAGAGGATGAAGGTTCACCAGACGATGACAACGAATCAAATGGACCTCACCAGTCGGACCATGAGGATGGTTTAAATGATTTCTTTTTTGTTAATTGCACAAACTGTGGCTTTAAAGGGAAGAACCAAATTTGTGAAATTg CAATACCTGGGTTTGACAAGTGCATAATAATGTCATTCGTGTGTGACAACTGCAACTATAGAACAAATGAACTCAAACCTGGTGGCGGAATTAAGGAATACGGCAAGGTTTGGCACCTTAAAATCAATAGTGTTGACGATATTAAACGGGATATTATTCTGTCAAACACTTGCGAAATCAGCATCAATGAGTTGGAACTGACGATATCCCCAG GTTCATTGAGTAGTTTGTTTACTACAATTGAAggattaattaataaaataattgagAATTTGCACTCAACATTCCCCTTTTTAATAGGTGATTCAAGCCTCAATTCAGACGAAATGAGCCACAACAATGGTGACTCGACACCTTTAGTGAACGGCATGTACATAAATAAAAGCAAAATAAAGTCATTGATAAACAAATTGAAAGAAGTAATTGATTGTAGAAATGGTTCAAAAGAGGGAATCAATATCGCATTTAACGACCCATTGGAtaacacatttattttcaCATACACCAACAGTAACGCTCAAATTACAAGTGAAGGCATAAAAAACAATATTGATAGTATTATATCCAAGTATAATGTAGTCAACGAGGAAACTAAAGGGTCAGTTGAGGATTGTCCAGATTTTGATAACTTAAATATCGGTAAATCAGCACTCCTGGACGAAAAAATCGTAGTTGATGAAAACTTGTactatattaattataatagaACAGATGAACAAAATGAAGAGTTTGGACTAATTTAG
- a CDS encoding uncharacterized protein (1 probable transmembrane helix predicted for TA21155 by TMHMM2.0 at aa 34-56) — MESFKMVWFGNKYIQKNKKLTSNYLFIPRLWNHYLEFYLMLIILYTLNSLAHCFVISNITKTVPFYKCNSRLNVLLDEDEGNEFFNHEEVIEEKQPKSRKNKLNYTQKLNISRPINKNVKTRYKLQQFPKKQGVTKDGSYKFCSNLRICGGAIRGRKLCIPPIYVRPVMSRVKVSVFNYLNSLNMFSIDKETNVIDLYCGTGSLGLESLSYGSSKCTFVDISLKCLKAVSLNSQKCGYQDKCRIIRCDSMELISSPHLYNINEKFDLMFVSPPYEEVVYSEILETVNERLFGIKNKKYGRTVIAIYVHDPSSNKQPLIEKGLEMFLKDVKKKKVTVEDNVFVIYNT, encoded by the exons ATGGAATCCTTCAAAATGGTTTGgtttggaaataaatatatacaaaaaaataaaaaattaacatctaattatttatttatacctAGGTTGTGGAATCAC TATTTAGAGTTTTATTTAATgctaattatattatatacactGAATTCACTCGCACATTGTTTTGTTATTTCTAATATCACTAAAACAGTCCCGTTTTACAAGTGCAATAGTAGACTAAATGTTTTAttagatgaagatgaaggTAACGAGTTTTTTAACCATGAGGAAGTCATTGAGGAAAAACAGCCTAAAAGTAGAAAAAACAAACTCAATTATACACAAAAACTCAATATCAGCAGACCAATAAATAAGAATGTCAAAACGAGATACAAATTACAACAATTCCCAAAAA AACAAGGAGTCACCAAGGACGGATCCTACAAGTTCTGCTCAAATTTACGAATCTGTGGAGGCGCAATTCGAGGAAGGAAGCTTTGTATTCCTCCAATATACGTCAGACCAGTTATGTCCAGG GTTAAAGTAAGCGTATTCAACTACTTGAACAGTCTAAACATGTTCTCAATAGATAAAGAAACAAA TGTGATTGACCTGTACTGTGGAACTGGCTCCTTGGGATTAGAATCGTTGTCCTACGGCTCTTCAAAGTGTACTTTTGTTGATATTTCCCTAAAATGCCTTAAA GCCGTGAGTTTGAATTCACAAAAGTGCGGCTATCAAGATAAATGCCGTATTATAAGATGTGATTCCATG GAGTTGATAAGCAGCCCGCACTTGTACAATATTAACGAGAAGTTTGATTTAATGTTTGTGTCGCCGCCGTATGAAGAAGTGGTTTACTCTGAAATACTTGAG ACCGTTAATGAAAGGTTGTTTGgtataaagaataaaaaatacgGGAGAACAGTTATCGCAATCTACGTTCATGACCCTTCAAGTAATAAACAGCCCCTAATAGAAAAGGGTTTGGAGATGTTTTTAAAGGATGTAAAGAAGAAGAAAGTAACTGTTGAAGATAATgtatttgtaatatataatacGTGA
- a CDS encoding uncharacterized protein (2 probable transmembrane helices predicted for TA21165 by TMHMM2.0 at aa 24-46 and 143-165) — translation MNSDGYIPVDSEFTLETPDKQTNPLVIKSIVFGVILHLIILLSYIIKHNKDKTNKSINITIVLLLYFLKLYTLRRLNKSDPGVIPSNTDLSEYLETNTQAKLIDVDGHNFLQKWCRKSNSFILINSFRKILSNCIGHNNYKNFVFFIFLVMVIKEYSFVLLFKIIKVITYQPFLF, via the exons atgaatagTGATGGTTACATTCCTGTTGATTCCGAGTTTACACTag aAACACCAGATAAACAGACGAATCCACTTGTTATAAAATCTATAGTTTTTGGTGTTATATTACATTTGATAATTCTTCTTTCATACAT AATAAAACATAATAAAGACAAAACAAATAAGTCAATCAATATCACGatagttttattattatattttctcAAGTTATATACTCTAAGAAGGCTGAACAAGTCCGATCCCGGTGTGATTCCTTCTAATACTGACTTATCTGAATACTTGGAAACTAATACACAGGCCAAGTTAATTGATGTAGATGGTCACAATTTCCTTCAGAAGTGGTGTCGTAAGTCAAACTCTTTTATTCTGATCAATTCTTTTagaaaaat tTTGTCCAACTGTATCGGACACAACAACTACAAGAATTTTGTTTTCTTCATATTTTTGGTAATGGTCATAAAGGAATACTCATTTGTATTACTATTCAAGATCATAAAAGTAATAACCTATCAACCATTTCTATTCTAA
- a CDS encoding rna-binding protein, putative (Smaller than other cyclophilins; no Pfam hit to cyclophilin domain but significant hit to rrm domain; thus, annotated as rna-bing protein), whose protein sequence is MENKKKIFIRGIADDVDSNLLFSAFSQFGHITDLNIPKDKFTDKNRGIAFVEYEDEEDAKHAIFNRHNSELYGRIIKVGYSHMN, encoded by the exons atggaaaataaaaagaagaTTTTTATTAGAGGAATCGCTGACGACGTTGATTCTAATTTACTATTTTCTGCCTTTTCACAGTTCGGCCATATTACCGATTTAAATATACCAAAGGATAAATTCACAG ATAAGAACAGAGGAATAGCTTTTGTTGAGTATGAAGACGAGGAGGATGCTAAACATGCCATTTTTAACAGACATAACTCTGAATTATACGGAAGGATCATAAAAGTCGGTTACTCGCACATGAATTGA
- a CDS encoding eukaryotic translation initiation factor 2 gamma subunit, putative, translating into MTTNAEDHLLKQDLSTLDVAKLTSLTPEVISRQATINIGTIGHVAHGKSTVVKALSGVHTVRFKHEKERNITIKLGYANAKIYKCTNPEHEPPSCYKSYGSSKIDDPLCEKPGCGHKMELKRHVSFVDCPGHDILMATMLNGAAVMDAALLLIAGNESCPQPQTSEHLAAVEIMRLKNILILQNKVELIKESQALLRQQEIKKFISGTAADGAPIIPISAVLNYNIDVISEYLVTQIAVPKRNFTVPPQMIIIRSFDVNKPGEEIENLQGGVAGGSILYGVLKVNDEIEVRPGIISKDQNGQITCKSIKSRVISLFAEQNNLQYAIPGGLIGVGTTMDPTLTRADRLVGQVIGYINTLPDCFIEIEVTYYLLRRLLGIKVTDNDKNVKVSKLKKNEFLMVNIGSTSVGGRVTGIKPDMAKFELTGPVCTRIGDKVAISRRVDKHWRLIGWGQINKGKSLQLI; encoded by the exons ATGACCACAAACGCCGAAGATCACTTACTAAAACAG GATCTCTCTACCTTAGATGTCGCGAAACTTACATCTTTAACCCCCGAAGTTATCAGCAGACAAGCCACTATTAACATag GAACGATTGGACATGTCGCTCACGGGAAATCAACAGTCGTGAAAGCGTTATCTGGAGTCCATACAGTGCGTTTTAAACACGAAAAGGAACGTAATATAACAATCAAATTAGG GTACGCAAATGCTAagatatataaatgtactAACCCCGAGCATGAGCCGCCAAGCTGCTATAAATCCTACGGGAGTAGTAAAATAGACGACCCACTGTGTGAAAAACCAGGATGTGGACATAAAATGGAATTAAAACG ACATGTATCATTTGTTGATTGTCCCGGCCACGATATATTAATGGCCACAATGTTAAACGGCGCCGCAGTAATGGATGCAGCACTTCTTCTGATCGCCGGTAATGAATCGTGCCCTCAGCCCCAAACCAGTGAGCATCTCGCAGCAGTTGAGATCATGAGACTTAAgaatatactaatacttCAAAACAAAGTCGAGCTTATTAAAGAGTCCCAAGCACTCCTAAGACAACAGGAAATCAAAAAGTTCATCTCAG GTACGGCAGCCGACGGAGCACCTATTATACCAATTAGTGCAGTTTTGAACTACAACATCGATGTCATCAGCGAGTATCTGGTGACGCAAATAGCTGTCCCGAAACGCAACTTTACCGTCCCGCCACAGATGATAATCATAAGATCATTCGATGTGAATAAACCCGGAGAAGAGATTGAAAATTTACAGGGCGGTGTGGCAGGAGGAAGTATACTCTACGGAGTATTGAAAGTCAACGATGAAATTGAAGTCAGACCAGGCATAATTTCCAAAGATCAAAACGGCCAAATCACATGTAAATCAATCAAATCAAG AGTGATATCGTTGTTTGCGGAGCAGAATAATCTCCAGTATGCAATACCAGGAGGCCTAATTGGAGTTGGAACAACGATGGATCCAACATTAACAAGAGCAGATCGATTAGTGGGACAAGTGATAGGATATATTAACACACTACCAGACTGCTTTATAGAAATTGAAGTTACGTACTACTTGCTGAg GAGGTTGCTGGGTATCAAGGTCACTGATAACGATAAGAACGTTAAAGTGTCAAAGCTCaaaaaaaatgaatttttaatgGTCAATATCGGATCAACGTCAGTTGGAGGCAGAGTTACAGGGATTAAACCGGACATGGCAAAATTCGAGTTAACTGGTCCAGTGTGCACGAGGATAGGAGATAAGGTGGCGATCTCAAGAAGAGTAGACAAGCACTGGAGATTAATCGGCTGGGGACAAATCAACAAGGGGAAATCactacaattaatataa
- a CDS encoding uncharacterized protein (Very weak hit to ZnF_MFX domain; a type of zinc binding domain found in zinc finger proteins; no similarity to other zinc finger proteins; hence, annotated as a hypothetical protein) — protein sequence MALIMKVIVLALVSKFISEFFTTGNIFAVYADQSTTTKKHLTGGLPEATLPGESGNEVDITTETLMVPNEPLVKVKTTVVPPFEPNPLFAKELNPDGSKSDVKVESIKKEEVITIPGYESPVGSKKKSVVTITNDIPVPYSKSGDQKKKSVTFSDEVDFIEPAMKGKFTTFGYTPEKGYTEDADAAKIYRGGVSSHPDDHSDYDDSDIEYMGTYPVHTPASYDGMSYVNPYDVPKSSETKLDKLSKGAKNTFSKAGKSLEKVADKTKNSTMTLVKDLKGKAKGSKVLMEKQFTAKTSNPTGQSTEYHIETSQFNGKFGKSPNGVSTKASQILKYVGDKTKEGVSSFANGVKVKTAVASKYSNGKFNVVKEKIRVCGHKNSKTPCKLRKNEKAVDPRTKGSMTMYFRDKYGRLLSEHEIKHL from the coding sequence atggCCTTAATTATGAAAGTTATTGTACTAGCACTAGTCTCCAAATTCATTTCTGAGTTTTTTACAACTGGTAACATCTTTGCAGTATATGCAGACCAGAGTACAACCACAAAAAAACATTTAACTGGTGGGTTACCTGAAGCAACTTTACCCGGCGAATCAGGAAATGAAGTCGACATTACCACTGAGACCTTGATGGTCCCAAATGAGCCTCTGGTCAAGGTTAAAACTACAGTTGTTCCACCTTTTGAACCGAACCCGCTATTTGCTAAGGAGTTAAATCCAGATGGCTCTAAAAGCGATGTTAAAGTTGAGAGTATTAAGAAAGAGGAAGTAATAACGATTCCAGGATATGAATCTCCAGTCGGATCTAAGAAGAAATCAGTTGTTACTATCACAAATGACATTCCAGTTCCATACTCAAAGTCTGGAGACCAAAAAAAGAAAAGTGTAACCTTTTCAGACGAAGTCGATTTCATTGAACCAGCCATGAAGGGTAAATTCACGACATTCGGTTACACACCAGAGAAAGGCTATACTGAGGATGCTGATGCTGCAAAAATTTACAGGGGTGGTGTGTCAAGTCATCCTGATGATCATTCAGACTATGACGATTCTGACATAGAATATATGGGGACATATCCCGTTCACACGCCAGCTAGTTACGACGGCATGTCCTATGTAAATCCATATGATGTACCCAAATCCAGTGAAACTAAGCTTGATAAACTTTCAAAGGGTGCCAAAAATACCTTTTCAAAAGCAGGGAAAAGCCTGGAGAAAGTGGCAGATAAGACTAAAAATTCTACGATGACGCTAGTAAAAGACTTAAAAGGCAAGGCTAAAGGTTCTAAAGTTCTTATGGAGAAACAATTCACTGCTAAGACTAGTAATCCAACAGGCCAATCAACAGAATACCATATAGAAACGAGTCAATTTAATGGTAAATTCGGGAAGTCACCAAACGGTGTTTCAACAAAAGCGTCTCAAATTCTTAAATATGTAGGGGATAAGACTAAGGAAGGGGTTTCCAGTTTTGCCAATGGTGTAAAAGTAAAGACTGCTGTTGCTTCGAAATATTCCAATGGTAAATTCAATGTAGTAAAGGAGAAGATAAGGGTGTGTGGCCATAAAAACTCAAAAACCCCTTGTAAACTAAGGAAAAACGAAAAGGCTGTAGATCCAAGGACAAAGGGTTCAATGACTATGTATTTTAGGGATAAATATGGTCGTTTATTAAGTGAACATGAAATTAAACACTTGTGA
- a CDS encoding uncharacterized protein (Contains a putative signal peptide;~1 probable transmembrane helix predicted for TA21200 by TMHMM2.0 at aa 20-37) gives MLHIDTLISTIKYKHDEMGLFCNLIFFSTLFYLIGGAESDISINARIYDICFKACGNTPPNDDVTKNDFDIISCLNDCKSSIVNLVMKKIYDPNESIRLKRSNTIHACKRFKKKLNKISKPFKKALRPKERGTTFS, from the exons atgttgcata TTGACACTTTAATTTCTaccataaaatataaacatgATGAAATGGGTTTGttttgtaatttaatatttttttctacaTTGTTTTATTTGATTGGCGGTGCCGAATCAGATATTTCTATAAATGCACGTATATATGACATTTGCTTTAAAGCATGTGGAAACACTCCGCCTAACGATGATGTCACAAAAAATGACTTCGATATAATATCA TGCCTTAATGACTGCAAGTCAAGCATCGTAAATTTGgtaatgaagaaaatttatgaCCCAAATGAGTCGATTAGACTGAAGCGATCTAATACAATTCATGCTTGCAAAAGGTTCAAAAAAAAGTTAAACAAGATTTCCAAGCCTTTTAAAAAGGCTTTGAGACCAAAGGAAAGGGGTACTACATTTTcttga
- a CDS encoding uncharacterized protein (Signal peptide predicted for TA21205 by SignalP 2.0 HMM (Signal peptide probability 0.978, signal anchor probability 0.000) with cleavage site probability 0.412 between residues 21 and 22), giving the protein MKILKFLTLSLVVFGVRNGITQDLEEITEKSLRSLNKDLRPENRKLFLSFLGNIFKPIIRGIANVVSPPDPPPPPPPPQPQIIYQTVPPKPEPNKEVKKEEPKKEESKNTEVKPEKDKKAEKDEHQDEEEDDGDEDEE; this is encoded by the exons atgaaaattttaaaatttttgaCCTTATCGTTGGTTGTCTTTGGTGTGCGAAATGGGATAACTCAAGACCTTGAG GAAATAACGGAGAAAAGTCTAAGGTCCCTTAATAAAGATTTACGCCCTGAAAATAGAAAGCTGTTTCTGTCATTTCTGGGAAATATCTTCAAACCTATAATTCGGGGTATTGCGAATGTGGTATCTCCTCCCGACCCTCCTCCACCGCCGCCTCCGCCACAACCTCAGATTATTTATCAGACAGTACCACCAAAACCAGAACCTAACAAAGAAGTTAAAAAGGAAGAACCTAAAAAGGAAGAGTCTAAAAACACAGAAGTGAAGCCAGAAAAGGATAAAAAAGCAGAAAAGGACGAACATCAAGACGAGGAGGAGGATGACGGAGATGAAGACGAAGAATAG
- a CDS encoding bet3 transport protein, putative — protein MDNYSKLGANAFAKMDKVNSELFCLTYGSMISQLVRDKEHSDAVNDHLILMGKNIGSKLVDELLAKLGCVPCTDFRSTVEVIAKVGFKMFLGISGSVVEVDQENKVYNIVFQENPLDQFVELPETLKDLNYSNIFCGVIIGALDQLQMKVQCYFVKDMLKGDDVYEITIKLEEVF, from the exons ATGGATAATTATTCGAAATTAGGTGCAAACGCATTTGCGAAGATGGATAAAGTG AACTCAGAGCTGTTTTGTCTGACTTACGGCTCAATGATAAGTCAGCTTGTACGTGATAAAGAACACAGCGATGCAGTTAACGATCATTTGATTTTGAT GGGTAAAAATATCGGTAGCAAACTTGTAGACGAACTACTAGCAAAGCTGGGTTGTGTTCCATGTACAGATTTTAGAAGCACAGTTGAAGTTATCGCAAAG GTTGGATTTAAGATGTTTTTGGGGATATCTGGAAGTGTTGTGGAGGTTGACCAGGAGAATAAGGTGTACAACATAGTTTTCCAGGAGAATCCGCTCGACCAATTCGTCGAGTTGCCTGAAACTTTAAAGGATTTGAACTATTCTAACATTTTTTGCGGCGTTATAATCGGTGCTTTAGATCAG CTGCAAATGAAGGTCCAATGTTACTTTGTTAAGGATATGCTGAAAGGAGATGATGTTTATGAGATTACAATAAAGCTCGAAGaggtattttaa